The stretch of DNA GACAACAAAGGGGAAGCCAAGACGATCCGTACAAAATTCCGTGACCGGATGGTCAGCGGTGGCAAGTATTTCCCGATCGAGTTGGGGGTCAATGTACCGTTGATTGTACATTGGCCGCAGCGAACCACACCGGGCCGCGTCTCGGAGGAATTGGTCGATCTTACCGACTTGCTACCGACGATTCGCAAAATTGCGGGGGCGAAGAAAAACGAGGGCCGCCCGACCGACGGCGTCAGTCTGGTCCCCCATCTCACCGGCCAAGCAGAGCACGATAAGTCGTTCATTTATACCTGGGGGAATTTCGACCACAGCTCGAAAAGGTATAAAGCCCCGGCACAATACGCAGAGACATTTCTACACGTCGTCCGCGATAAAAACTGGAAACTCTATAGTGACGGCCGGTTGTTTGATCTTTCGCAAGACTTTTTCGAAGAACATGCAATCCCCGCTGAAACCGACCCCACCACCGACGCCGTTCGAACTCGGTTGCGAAAATCGCTGTCCGAATTGCGAGCGACGCCGCCGAAGAAGTTTTAGTCTCAGACTTGGGATCTAGCGGGCCGTCAGTTCTTCTCGCATCAATCCCGGCACGATGGCATTGGTTGGTTCGCGAATGGCGTTGTCGTGGCTGAGCACCATGCCGCGGCCGACGAAGTATGTGTGGAAATCGGCAACGACGAGGTTATAGACCTTCTCCGCTGCCCCGCCGGAGATCGCTGCCACTTTCTGCGAGCCGATGACAGTGTGCAACACATTGCCCGCTGCTAGGTTTTTGGCCATCGTCCATCCGTGTCCGGAATGCCAGAAGGGATGTCCGCCGGTACACACCAGGGTTTCGCCTCCCTGGAGCAAGATCGTCTTGAGTTCTTGGGGAGTCCGCTGCGTGGGACGCAGGACCGGTTTGTACATCAGTTCGCCGGTCTCGATATTCTTGGAAAGCACCCGGTCACCGGCACGGATCTTTTCAATCGCCACAAACCCCTCATCCGTCCAGACGGGTGTTCCTGCCTGAAAACATTCGGCCGTCGGTGTGTATTGTTGATAACCTTGATCAAAACTGAAATAGTTTTGATTGTAACTGAGATCAACAGGCTTTTCGCCCACCTCGGTATCCTGTTCTGAATTCCACCATGCCCACCATTTCTGAGGCGAATTCGAAACGTCTACCTCAGAAATGGCTGCCAGGACCGTATAGATGCGGGCATTGTCTTTTTGGGCTTGTGCATTGATTTGCCGAGTCGTTTCCTTTTGCCGCCGTGAAATATCCTCAGCAAACCGCCGACTGGATGCGGTATTCATATCTGTTGGTCCGATGAAGTCGATCGTCGATTCCACAACCAGTGCTCGTTTTTGATATTGCTGTTCGCGGTAGTAGACCTGTCGGATAAACGCCGAGCCGTTGCGATAACTGGCTTCGATGTCGGTCTCAATCGGTGTGGTCAGTCGGCCTAACAACTCGGGAACCGATTGTTTGTGCGGCTTGTTCTGCAGTTCTTCGATGGCGGCGTCTCGAACACGGCTGTTGTTGGCTGCGATGGCGACGTCGACAAGGGCATGGGCCGCTTGGTAGACAGTCATTTGTCCAAACGTACGCGTGGCTGCCAATTCTTCGGGCTCTTGGCCGCGGAAGAACAATTGCTCCATCGCGTAAACCGCCTCCGGATCGGTAATCGCCGCCAGTTCTTTTTCTGCTTTTTTGCGTCGGCGTTCGGAAGGAGAACTCAAACCGTTGCGAATCTTTAGGATGCGTGGCTGCCAACGATTCAGTGCGGCGGCGCGGGTTTGCTGTTCCTCTTTAAACATTTCTATCTGTTGAGGGCTAAGCCATATTCCGCCGATCATTCGATAGCCGAGTCGTCTGCGGACGGCCTCGGATGTTGGTTGAATTTCCAACGCTTCCACGAGGTGAGCCCGCTCCTGATCCCAGAGTCGGTGTGTCCGGCACCAATCGGCCAGCTTGAGGCGTTCCTCGAATGACTCTCCCGCGTCACTGCGGCGCTGGCGATATTCACTGCGCAGCGCTAAAAGTTTGTCGGAGGTGGGCTGCTGATCGTACGCGACCCAGCCGGCGTGGGTTCGTACTTGTCCCGACTGCCAACGCGCCGGCGCATCGCGTTTCGAATTGCCCAGCACGCCTTGGAGTAACTCGGCACGGTTTGCCACGCCTCCATCGACTTCCAAGCGGAGCACCTGCGCCAGCGTCTCCCGCGAATTGCGCGAGACCGGACGCTCAGCAACCACGACAGCCGTACTGGATAATCCGGCAACGACCACAATGATCATGATCTGTGTTGAGCACTTCAGCATGGTATCCACCTTTCCCTGCGCTTTCGCGAGTATAGTGATTCTTGGTATCAGCTGCGGCAGCGGCGTTTGGTTTCGCATTGTCTTAAAGGACTTGGGGCAAACCGGCAGCGCAGTGACTAAGGTGCTCTCAGCTCTTTTCGCATCAATCCCGGCACGACGGCGTTGGTCGGTTTGCGGATTGTGTTGTCGTGGCTGAGTACCATGTCATGACCGACGAAATAGGTATTAAAGTCTGCCACGATGAGGTTGTAGACCTTTGCAATCGGCCCGTTGGTCATGCCATCGACTGACTGTGCTCCGGTCACAGAATGCAACAAGTCCCCCTGCTTTAAATCCTTGGCCTTCATCCAGCCCATCCCAGAGCGCCAAAATAGATGGCCGATCGTGCAGTCCAAGGTTTCGCCGCCCGACAGCATGATCGTTTTGAGCTCTTGTTCGGTCCGCTGGGTCGGTTGGAGAACAGGTTTGTACATCAGTTCCCCGGTCTCAATATCTTTGGATAAGACCCGGTCCCCGGCACGGATTTTCTCAATCGCTACAAACCCCTCGTCCGTCCAGACCGGCGTTCCCGCACGAAAACACGAGATCGTAGGCAGTTGGACAAGTCGTTCATGCGAATGCTCGTAGTAGTATTCGTACTGCTTTTCAGAGACTCCGATGTCCTGCTCAAGGTTCCACCAACTCCACCATTTTTCGGGAGTATTGGACACCTCGGCGTCGGAAATCGCTGCAAGCACTGTGTAGATTCGAGCATTACTGTTCTCGGACTGTTTGTTGAGTTGGCGGGCAAGCTCAGCCTGTTGCCGAGCGAGATCTTCTACGAAACGCTTGGTACCTGTGGCGTAGAATGCGCCCCCTCGACGACCCGTCCCTGGTCTACCACCCTGAAGCGTCGTATCCACAATGGCTGCTTGACGTAGATACTGCCGCTCTCGATAGTACACCTGTCGAATGAACGCGCCAGAGTAGTGAAAGCGGGTTACGAAAGCTGTCTCCGTCGAATCGGATAATCGTGCCAATAACTCCGGGACCGTGTGTTTATGTGGTTTTTCTTTGAGTTCTTCGATAGCTGCGTTTCGGACCAGGCTATTGTTCGACTCAACCGCAACGTCGACCAGCGCGTGTGCTGCCTGATACGCGGTGATCTCTCCCAAAGCCCGAACGGCGACCAATTCCTCCAGCTCGACGCCACGGAGAAATAACTGCTCCATCGCATAAACAGCCGCCACATCCGTGATGGCGGCTAACTGCCGTGTGGCGAGACGCTGACGCCGTTTCGAACGGGAATGCAAACCGTCACGCAGTTTGGTGAGGCGCGGTGCCCATTCCTTGAGTGCGGCGGCGCGCATTCCCTTTTCTTCGTCGAGTCGTTGCTGCTGTTGCGGGCTGAGCCATGAGCCTCCCACAAATTGATGACCGAGCCGTGTGCGTAGCTCGGACGACATGGGTCGAAATTTTAACGCTTTCAGAAGATGCACACGTTCTTGATCCAGCAGTTTGTGAGTCCGACACCAGCCGGCGAGCTGAAGTTGCCCTTCTAGTGTCTCTGGAGTTTTCTGGCGCCGCTGGCGATATTCTTTGCGTAGCGCCAGGCTCGTATCCATCAACAACAATTGATCGTAGGCCATCCAGCCCTTCTCGCCACGTACCTCCCCGGCTTGCCAGTGCGCCAGGTCATCCCATTTCGAATCGATTAAAGCGTCTTTAAGTCGCGCAGCCCGATTCGTGATGATCCCGTCGGCTTCGGATTGCAGAACCTGCGATAGTTCTTCTTGAGCAGCGCGGCGCCTCAGCGGTTGTCCGGCGAACGTTCCCGGACTCCACATCCCGACAATTGAGAGAAAGATAGCGATAGACATCGAGCGTTTCATGACATCACCCGCCTTTCCAAGCGCAACCTCGCGATTAATCAGCATCCGTTTGAGCAGGAGAATCGACGTTCGATCCGGCTGCCTGATATGTTTTTAAAATCTGTTGTTGTAGCTCGTCCCAGTCCAGATCCACATAAGACCGCAGGATCCCCAACCGCCGTTCCGCATCAGTGAGTTCAGCGCTCGTCACAACAGGATTGGCTTTCAGACGCTGCTCCTGCCGTTTGAGTCGCTTCGTCCATTTCTCCAACTTCACGTTCTTTTCTAGGAATGTTCCGGTCTCTTTCTCATAGCGTCGCTCAGCGGCGCGACGTTCATTCATAACAGTTTGCGCGTTGCGATTGACAATACTTGCTTGACGCCATACCGCATGCAACTGGGCATGATACCGCATCATTTGATCCTGCAACGTGAAGAGTCTACGGCGGGTCACATCCCCATTACCAAAATTTGTTTCCC from Symmachiella dynata encodes:
- a CDS encoding polymorphic toxin-type HINT domain-containing protein, giving the protein MSIAIFLSIVGMWSPGTFAGQPLRRRAAQEELSQVLQSEADGIITNRAARLKDALIDSKWDDLAHWQAGEVRGEKGWMAYDQLLLMDTSLALRKEYRQRRQKTPETLEGQLQLAGWCRTHKLLDQERVHLLKALKFRPMSSELRTRLGHQFVGGSWLSPQQQQRLDEEKGMRAAALKEWAPRLTKLRDGLHSRSKRRQRLATRQLAAITDVAAVYAMEQLFLRGVELEELVAVRALGEITAYQAAHALVDVAVESNNSLVRNAAIEELKEKPHKHTVPELLARLSDSTETAFVTRFHYSGAFIRQVYYRERQYLRQAAIVDTTLQGGRPGTGRRGGAFYATGTKRFVEDLARQQAELARQLNKQSENSNARIYTVLAAISDAEVSNTPEKWWSWWNLEQDIGVSEKQYEYYYEHSHERLVQLPTISCFRAGTPVWTDEGFVAIEKIRAGDRVLSKDIETGELMYKPVLQPTQRTEQELKTIMLSGGETLDCTIGHLFWRSGMGWMKAKDLKQGDLLHSVTGAQSVDGMTNGPIAKVYNLIVADFNTYFVGHDMVLSHDNTIRKPTNAVVPGLMRKELRAP
- a CDS encoding polymorphic toxin-type HINT domain-containing protein is translated as MLKCSTQIMIIVVVAGLSSTAVVVAERPVSRNSRETLAQVLRLEVDGGVANRAELLQGVLGNSKRDAPARWQSGQVRTHAGWVAYDQQPTSDKLLALRSEYRQRRSDAGESFEERLKLADWCRTHRLWDQERAHLVEALEIQPTSEAVRRRLGYRMIGGIWLSPQQIEMFKEEQQTRAAALNRWQPRILKIRNGLSSPSERRRKKAEKELAAITDPEAVYAMEQLFFRGQEPEELAATRTFGQMTVYQAAHALVDVAIAANNSRVRDAAIEELQNKPHKQSVPELLGRLTTPIETDIEASYRNGSAFIRQVYYREQQYQKRALVVESTIDFIGPTDMNTASSRRFAEDISRRQKETTRQINAQAQKDNARIYTVLAAISEVDVSNSPQKWWAWWNSEQDTEVGEKPVDLSYNQNYFSFDQGYQQYTPTAECFQAGTPVWTDEGFVAIEKIRAGDRVLSKNIETGELMYKPVLRPTQRTPQELKTILLQGGETLVCTGGHPFWHSGHGWTMAKNLAAGNVLHTVIGSQKVAAISGGAAEKVYNLVVADFHTYFVGRGMVLSHDNAIREPTNAIVPGLMREELTAR